One genomic segment of Synchiropus splendidus isolate RoL2022-P1 chromosome 16, RoL_Sspl_1.0, whole genome shotgun sequence includes these proteins:
- the adi1 gene encoding acireductone dioxygenase — protein MEIEAWFMDGSDEDQRKPHKLDPNQPVSLAELEKLGVFHWKLDADIYETDPKLKQLREERGYSYFDIITIHKDKLPNYEEKLKMFFEEHLHLDDEIRYILDGRAYFDVRDKEDRWIRISMSKGDLITLPAGIYHRFSLDETNYTKAMRLFVGEPVWTAYNRPADEFASRQKYLASLQVS, from the exons ATGGAGATTGAGGCTTGGTTCATGGATGGTTCCGATGAGGACCAAAGGAAGCCTCACAAGCTGGACCCGAACCAGCCGGTGTCCCTGGCGGAGTTAGAAAAACTGGGTGTCTTCCACTGGAAA ttagaTGCAGATATTTATGAAACGGACCCGAAGTTGAAGCAGCTCCGCGAGGAGCGTGGCTACTCTTACTTTGACATCATCACCATTCACAAGGACAAGCTGCCGAATTATGAGGAGAAG CTGAAAATGTTCTTCGAGGAGCACCTCCACCTGGATGATGAGATCCGATACATCCTGGACGGACGAGCTTACTTCGATGTCCGAGACAAGGAGGACCGTTGGATCAGGATTTCAATGAGCAAGGGGGACTTGATCACTCTGCCTGCTGGCATCTATCACAGATTCAGCCTTGATGAGACG AACTACACAAAAGCAATGAGGCTGTTTGTCGGTGAGCCAGTGTGGACAGCGTACAACCGGCCTGCAGATGAATTCGCAAGCCGCCAGAAATATCTGGCGTCCCTGCAGGTTTCATGA